The following proteins are encoded in a genomic region of Tenacibaculum sp. 190524A05c:
- a CDS encoding DUF4249 domain-containing protein: MKKIKLLLYLTILTLIGGCIEQVEFDNVSFDTNLVVKAIITNEIKQHTIKLSRTIPIDSTELSPEKSAFVTLVDNTGTTYNFTETEDGIYTSVNTFGADPARSYSLSIQTSNGQRYNSTTEKLPENSNIDDIRASVENDDIEGPFIAFKVNATGNSTDGNYYRYEYDETYKIKSFVWSPFRIRVLSNISPYNFDYIPKDPDIYGEGFCYTSDTSNSILITETKTLSQDKVIGFTVRKVPLQSYIVGQRYSILLKQYVLNQNTYDYYTLLDKFSDPSDIFTQTQVGNIPSNITSETNPTTDLVIGFFEVSSITTKRFFFNRTDITDAYYDNYTDSSLCDEFPRPLFNDGFGNSPFLELLETHIFYDAPPVGIGSPPGGPYELILKQCGDCSHLGSVKEPDFWIE, from the coding sequence GTGAAAAAAATTAAATTACTATTATATCTAACTATACTGACCTTAATTGGTGGTTGTATCGAGCAAGTTGAATTCGATAATGTTTCGTTTGATACAAATCTTGTAGTTAAAGCGATAATAACAAATGAAATCAAACAACATACTATTAAACTTTCGAGAACGATTCCTATTGACTCAACAGAATTGAGTCCGGAAAAGAGCGCTTTTGTTACTTTAGTTGATAATACGGGGACTACTTATAATTTTACAGAAACTGAAGATGGTATTTATACTTCTGTTAACACCTTCGGTGCTGATCCTGCAAGAAGTTATTCCCTCTCAATACAAACCAGTAATGGGCAACGATATAATTCAACTACTGAAAAATTGCCAGAAAACTCCAATATAGATGATATCAGAGCAAGCGTTGAAAATGATGATATTGAAGGACCTTTCATTGCTTTTAAAGTAAATGCTACTGGAAATAGTACAGACGGTAATTATTACAGGTATGAATATGACGAAACGTATAAAATAAAATCTTTTGTTTGGAGTCCTTTTAGAATAAGAGTACTTTCTAACATATCTCCTTATAATTTTGACTACATACCGAAAGATCCTGACATATATGGAGAAGGATTTTGTTATACAAGTGATACCTCCAATAGTATTTTAATTACTGAAACTAAAACATTATCTCAAGATAAAGTAATTGGTTTCACCGTTAGAAAAGTTCCATTACAAAGTTATATCGTAGGACAACGTTATAGTATTTTACTTAAACAATATGTCTTAAATCAAAACACCTATGATTACTATACACTTTTAGATAAGTTTTCTGACCCAAGTGATATATTTACACAAACTCAAGTTGGAAATATCCCAAGTAATATTACCTCAGAAACTAATCCAACTACTGATTTAGTCATTGGATTCTTTGAAGTTTCGTCTATAACTACAAAACGATTTTTCTTTAACAGAACAGATATAACCGATGCCTATTACGATAACTATACAGACTCTAGTCTTTGTGATGAATTCCCTCGACCTTTGTTTAATGACGGTTTTGGTAATTCTCCTTTTTTAGAGCTATTAGAAACTCATATTTTTTATGACGCCCCACCAGTTGGTATTGGTTCTCCTCCAGGCGGACCTTATGAGTTAATTTTAAAACAATGTGGAGATTGTTCACATTTAGGATCAGTAAAAGAACCAGATTTTTGGATCGAATAA
- a CDS encoding DUF4249 domain-containing protein: MKLFKLTVYISFLTLFFSCIEPVEFTAITTNSNLVVRAQVTNEFKIHTVELSKTIPINSSEIDYEENATVYIIDDTGVIYNFQETSKGIYNSINPFSAEANKKYKLIIETSSGEKYSSTEEELPLTSTIGDITTSIEENEIDDIQELVIKVNSNLSSDSGKYYRYEYDETYQIRTPIWSRKKLLIISDQPPYEFELVDKTEEEEGIGFCYPNKKSNEVLLTETLTLGQDQVLGFPVRKIPLNSYIIGRRYSILVKQYVLNQNTFDFYTLLDKFSNPDDIFSQTQVGNIPSNITSDTNPNDDFVIGFFEISTVSTKRIFFNREAITESIYQNYATIGLCGKRENPEIIDIFGRSPLLELLQGDWIYQSPPDDPPIPLPNKLYVLAPRICGDCSHLGDVNPPDFWIE, encoded by the coding sequence GTGAAACTATTTAAATTAACAGTATACATATCATTCTTAACTTTATTCTTCAGCTGTATTGAACCTGTTGAATTTACCGCTATTACAACAAATTCAAACTTGGTTGTCAGAGCACAAGTAACGAATGAATTTAAAATTCATACTGTTGAATTATCGAAAACTATCCCTATTAACTCCTCAGAAATAGATTATGAAGAAAATGCAACTGTTTACATTATAGATGATACTGGAGTAATTTATAATTTTCAGGAAACATCTAAAGGAATATATAACTCGATCAATCCTTTTTCTGCTGAAGCGAACAAAAAATATAAATTAATTATTGAAACTAGTTCAGGTGAAAAATATTCTTCAACAGAAGAAGAACTTCCTTTAACATCAACAATTGGAGATATTACTACTTCTATAGAAGAAAATGAAATTGATGATATTCAAGAATTGGTTATTAAGGTTAATAGTAACTTATCATCAGACTCTGGTAAATATTACCGCTATGAATATGACGAAACTTACCAAATACGAACTCCTATTTGGAGCAGAAAGAAATTATTGATTATTTCTGATCAACCTCCTTATGAATTTGAGTTGGTAGATAAAACTGAAGAAGAAGAAGGAATTGGATTTTGTTATCCTAATAAGAAATCTAATGAGGTTTTATTAACTGAAACATTAACTTTAGGTCAAGATCAGGTGCTTGGTTTTCCTGTAAGGAAAATTCCTTTAAATAGTTATATTATTGGAAGGAGATATAGCATTTTAGTGAAGCAATACGTTTTAAATCAAAATACCTTTGATTTTTATACGCTTCTTGATAAATTCTCAAATCCGGATGATATTTTTTCCCAAACTCAAGTAGGAAATATTCCGAGTAATATAACTTCAGATACAAATCCCAATGATGATTTTGTCATAGGGTTTTTCGAAATCTCAACTGTAAGTACAAAAAGAATATTCTTTAATAGGGAGGCCATTACTGAAAGTATATATCAGAACTATGCTACCATTGGATTATGTGGAAAAAGAGAAAACCCTGAAATTATTGATATTTTTGGAAGATCTCCTCTATTAGAATTATTACAAGGTGATTGGATTTATCAAAGCCCACCTGATGATCCTCCTATTCCACTTCCAAATAAATTATATGTATTAGCTCCAAGAATATGTGGAGATTGTTCACATCTTGGAGACGTAAATCCTCCTGATTTTTGGATTGAATAA
- a CDS encoding DUF4249 domain-containing protein has translation MNKLIIRNEFKVKPFKLTVYISFFIMLFGCIEQVEFAPIATTSNLVVRARITNEVKTHTIELSRTIPINSSLIDYEKNATVFLTDDTGNIYNFQEVSDGIYNSVNPFAAEENKKYELHIETSNGLKYISTQESLPGLSTIGDVNLSVEPNQFDPIDELVIKVNSNVTTDNGKYYRYEYDETFEIKTPLWSSKKLLIISDSTPYEFELVDKTEEEDGIGLCYPNNQSNSLMLTETVSLAQDQVIGFPVRKIPIRSYFIGRRYSILIKQYVINQNTFDFYTLLNKFSSPDDIFSQTQVGNIPSNISAEINPTEDKVVGFFEVSSVSTKRIFINRNEFTSEPFMNYRALVFCDEFVKPEIVDASGLSPLLTRLNTGWIYQSLSEGPSDVPGGPYRLIRKPCGDCSHLGPVNPPDFWIE, from the coding sequence TTGAATAAACTAATTATTAGAAATGAATTTAAAGTGAAACCATTCAAATTAACAGTATACATATCATTCTTTATCATGCTCTTCGGTTGTATTGAACAAGTAGAGTTTGCTCCAATAGCTACGACTTCCAATTTAGTTGTTAGAGCAAGGATAACGAATGAAGTAAAAACTCATACTATTGAATTATCTAGAACGATACCTATCAATTCTAGCTTAATTGATTATGAGAAAAACGCAACTGTATTTTTAACAGATGATACGGGAAATATCTATAATTTCCAGGAAGTTTCTGATGGTATATATAACTCAGTTAATCCATTTGCGGCAGAAGAAAATAAAAAATATGAGTTACATATTGAAACCAGCAATGGTTTAAAATATATCTCGACACAAGAATCGTTACCTGGTTTATCGACAATTGGTGATGTTAATTTAAGTGTAGAACCGAATCAATTTGATCCTATTGATGAACTTGTAATTAAAGTCAATAGTAATGTTACAACTGATAATGGCAAATATTACCGATATGAATATGATGAAACTTTCGAAATAAAAACTCCGCTTTGGAGTAGTAAGAAGCTTCTGATTATATCTGATAGTACTCCTTATGAATTTGAATTAGTAGATAAAACTGAAGAGGAAGATGGTATTGGTTTATGCTATCCGAATAATCAATCAAATAGTTTGATGTTAACCGAAACTGTATCCTTAGCGCAAGATCAAGTTATCGGATTTCCTGTACGGAAAATCCCTATAAGAAGTTATTTTATAGGAAGAAGATATAGTATTTTAATTAAACAATATGTCATTAATCAAAATACATTTGACTTTTACACATTACTAAATAAGTTCTCTAGCCCGGATGATATTTTTTCTCAAACACAAGTAGGAAATATTCCAAGTAATATTTCTGCTGAAATAAATCCTACGGAAGATAAGGTCGTTGGATTTTTTGAAGTTTCTTCTGTGTCAACAAAAAGAATATTTATCAATAGGAATGAGTTTACAAGTGAACCATTCATGAATTATAGAGCGCTTGTTTTTTGCGATGAATTTGTCAAACCTGAAATTGTAGATGCTTCTGGTCTTTCTCCTCTTCTCACAAGATTGAATACTGGATGGATTTACCAAAGTTTATCTGAAGGTCCATCAGACGTTCCTGGTGGCCCATATAGACTAATTCGAAAACCTTGTGGAGATTGTTCTCATTTAGGACCAGTAAACCCACCAGATTTCTGGATTGAATAA
- a CDS encoding DUF4249 domain-containing protein produces MKPFKIITYILVFLCFKSCIEPVDFSTVSFDANLVVQARITNELKNHTIELSRTIPIDSVNLSPEKNATVFITDNSGITYNFQETSDGIYTSTIAFSAEADKSYKLNIETSNGQKYSSIEEKLPQTSTIAEITTVIEQNEIDDIQELVIKVNSNLSSDNGKYYSYEYDETYEVKTAIWSRKKLLIISASPPYEFELVDKTEEEDGIGFCYPTNSSNEILLTETLTLGQDQVLGFPIRKIPLSSYIIGRRYSILVRQYVLNQNTFDFYTLLNKFSNPDDIFSQTQVGNIPSNITSDINPNEDYVIGFFEVSSVSTKRIFFNRSSVTETIFQNYAPLALCGERENPEIVDAFGRSPLLNLLLGGGWIYQSPPDVAIPPPNKLYELAPRVCGDCTHLGPVSQPDFWIE; encoded by the coding sequence GTGAAACCATTTAAAATTATAACATACATATTAGTTTTCCTTTGCTTCAAAAGTTGCATAGAACCTGTTGATTTTTCAACGGTATCTTTTGACGCAAATTTGGTTGTACAAGCAAGGATTACGAATGAGCTAAAGAATCACACTATAGAATTGTCAAGAACAATACCGATAGATTCAGTGAATTTAAGTCCTGAAAAAAATGCAACTGTTTTTATAACCGACAACTCTGGTATTACCTATAATTTTCAAGAAACCAGTGATGGAATTTACACCTCTACTATTGCTTTTTCTGCAGAAGCTGATAAAAGCTATAAACTAAATATAGAAACTAGTAATGGTCAAAAATACTCTTCAATTGAAGAAAAGTTACCTCAAACTTCAACAATTGCTGAAATTACCACAGTTATAGAACAGAACGAAATAGATGATATTCAAGAGTTAGTTATAAAAGTTAATAGTAATTTGTCTTCAGATAACGGAAAATATTACAGCTATGAATATGATGAGACATATGAAGTTAAAACTGCTATTTGGAGTAGAAAAAAATTACTGATTATTTCTGCTAGTCCACCCTATGAATTTGAATTAGTGGATAAGACAGAAGAAGAAGATGGTATTGGATTTTGCTATCCAACTAATAGCTCAAATGAAATTTTATTAACCGAAACATTAACTTTAGGTCAAGATCAAGTATTAGGATTTCCTATCAGAAAAATTCCTTTGAGTAGTTACATTATTGGAAGACGATATAGCATTTTAGTAAGACAATATGTTTTAAATCAAAACACTTTTGATTTTTATACATTATTAAACAAATTTTCTAATCCAGATGATATCTTCTCTCAAACTCAAGTAGGTAATATTCCAAGTAATATTACTTCCGATATAAATCCTAATGAAGACTATGTGATTGGATTTTTCGAAGTCTCTTCTGTTAGCACGAAAAGAATATTTTTTAACAGATCATCAGTAACTGAAACTATTTTTCAAAATTATGCTCCACTTGCTTTATGTGGAGAAAGAGAAAATCCAGAAATTGTAGATGCTTTTGGTCGTTCTCCTCTTTTAAATTTATTATTAGGAGGAGGATGGATTTATCAAAGTCCACCTGATGTAGCAATACCTCCTCCAAATAAATTATATGAACTTGCTCCTCGAGTTTGTGGAGATTGTACGCATTTAGGTCCTGTAAGCCAACCAGATTTTTGGATTGAATAA
- a CDS encoding DUF4249 domain-containing protein, which translates to MKQYKFITYILSFLVLLGCIEPVELSTLSFDSNLVVQGQLTNEVKKHVIELSRTIPIDSTRLNPERNARVSITDNSGMTYIFQETNSGIYTSVNPFAAEQNKQYTLNIETSNGQKYSSTEEALPEVSSISNLNVGIETNNIENIQELTIKVDSNTSGAEGNYYRYEYEETYRIRTPVWHKEDLIIVSDTPPYEFELIDKTEEEYGIGFCYPEKKSKELLLTETFTLSQDQVVGFPIRQIPVDSYIIGLRYSILVKQYILNRNTYDFYTLLNKFSDPDDIFSQTQVGNIPSNIASVSNPTEDNVIGFFEVSSVSSKRIFFNRTDYFDFSTPFTNYWELTFCVDAIYPLIQGPAGNSPLADRLNNGWIYFPDDEGSPPGGGPYRLIRRSCGECSHLGVVNPPEYWID; encoded by the coding sequence TTGAAACAGTACAAGTTTATAACATACATATTATCCTTTTTAGTTTTATTAGGTTGTATTGAACCTGTAGAGCTTTCTACCCTATCGTTTGACTCGAATTTAGTTGTACAAGGACAGCTGACCAATGAGGTCAAAAAACATGTTATTGAGTTATCTCGAACAATACCTATAGATTCCACCAGATTAAATCCTGAGAGAAACGCTAGAGTTTCCATAACAGATAATTCAGGAATGACTTATATTTTTCAAGAAACTAACAGTGGAATATATACTTCGGTAAATCCGTTTGCTGCTGAGCAAAATAAACAATATACGTTGAATATTGAAACTAGTAATGGTCAGAAATACTCATCAACAGAAGAAGCTTTACCAGAAGTATCAAGCATTTCTAATCTGAATGTGGGAATTGAAACTAATAACATAGAAAATATTCAAGAATTAACAATTAAGGTTGATAGCAATACATCAGGTGCTGAAGGAAATTATTATCGATATGAATATGAAGAGACATATAGAATAAGAACTCCCGTATGGCATAAAGAGGACCTTATTATAGTGTCTGACACTCCTCCTTACGAGTTTGAATTAATTGACAAAACAGAAGAAGAATATGGAATTGGATTTTGTTATCCAGAAAAAAAATCCAAAGAATTATTATTAACGGAAACATTTACATTATCACAAGACCAAGTTGTTGGTTTTCCAATAAGACAAATTCCAGTAGATAGCTATATCATAGGATTACGTTATAGTATACTTGTAAAGCAATATATTCTTAATCGTAATACGTATGATTTTTACACTTTATTAAATAAGTTTTCTGATCCTGATGATATTTTTTCTCAAACACAAGTTGGAAATATCCCAAGTAATATTGCATCTGTAAGTAATCCAACAGAAGATAATGTTATTGGATTTTTTGAAGTTTCTTCAGTATCATCTAAAAGAATCTTTTTTAACAGAACAGATTATTTCGATTTTTCAACGCCTTTCACCAATTATTGGGAACTTACTTTTTGTGTAGACGCAATTTATCCTCTGATACAAGGTCCTGCAGGTAATTCACCTTTAGCAGATAGATTGAATAATGGATGGATATATTTCCCAGATGATGAAGGTTCTCCTCCTGGCGGTGGACCTTACAGGTTAATTAGGAGGTCATGTGGTGAATGTTCACATTTAGGAGTTGTAAATCCACCAGAGTATTGGATTGATTGA
- a CDS encoding DUF4249 domain-containing protein, which produces MKRLIKIASILISFVIVHSCIEAIEFENITFDGNLVVKALITNETKKHTIELSRTIPIDSTKLNPEKNARVFIVDNNGMNFDFVEIKDGTYESVTSFAAQTNKLYTLNIETSDGQTYSSIQETLPKTASISNLKVAVEDNEIENIQEMVIRVDSDLTSDEGKYYRYEYEETYKIKTPLWTYDELKIISDTRPYEIILVQKDPAVAGEGFCYPTEKSNKIFLTETINLGQDQVIGFPIRQIPIDNYRVGLRYSILVKQYVINQNTFDFYTLLNKFAEPDNIFSQTQVGNIPSNISNNRFPIEDRVIGFFEVSSVTEKRIFFNRSDYFGLDTPFINYWELIFCVEPIYPLIENALGQSPLITALRDEWRYFPVESEDVPPNSGPYSLFRKECTDCSQFGPVFPPSFWVE; this is translated from the coding sequence TTGAAAAGGCTAATAAAAATAGCGTCCATTCTAATCTCTTTTGTAATAGTTCATAGTTGTATTGAAGCCATTGAATTCGAAAATATAACATTTGATGGTAATTTAGTAGTTAAAGCATTAATTACCAATGAAACTAAAAAGCATACTATTGAACTTTCTAGAACAATTCCAATTGATTCTACAAAGTTGAATCCAGAAAAAAATGCTCGAGTTTTTATAGTGGATAACAACGGAATGAACTTTGATTTCGTTGAAATTAAAGACGGAACATATGAATCAGTAACTAGTTTTGCTGCTCAAACGAATAAGCTATACACGTTAAATATAGAAACCAGTGATGGACAAACCTACTCTTCTATTCAAGAAACATTACCTAAAACTGCCTCTATTTCTAACTTGAAGGTTGCTGTTGAAGATAATGAAATTGAAAATATTCAAGAGATGGTTATTCGAGTGGATAGTGATTTAACATCAGACGAAGGAAAGTATTACAGATATGAATATGAAGAAACGTATAAAATAAAAACTCCATTATGGACTTATGATGAACTTAAAATTATTTCAGACACAAGACCATATGAGATAATATTGGTTCAAAAAGACCCAGCTGTAGCAGGTGAAGGTTTTTGCTATCCAACTGAAAAATCGAATAAAATTTTTCTCACAGAAACCATTAATCTAGGGCAAGATCAAGTTATTGGTTTTCCAATAAGACAAATCCCAATTGATAATTACCGTGTTGGACTTCGATATTCCATATTAGTTAAACAATATGTAATTAATCAGAATACATTTGATTTTTACACATTATTGAACAAGTTTGCAGAACCAGATAATATCTTTTCTCAAACACAAGTAGGAAATATACCAAGTAATATATCAAATAATAGATTTCCCATAGAAGACAGGGTTATTGGCTTTTTTGAGGTCTCTTCGGTAACAGAAAAAAGAATCTTCTTCAATAGAAGTGATTACTTTGGGTTGGATACTCCATTTATCAATTATTGGGAGTTAATTTTTTGCGTAGAGCCAATTTACCCATTGATTGAAAATGCCCTTGGTCAGTCACCGTTAATAACAGCCTTAAGAGATGAATGGAGGTATTTTCCAGTAGAATCTGAAGATGTTCCGCCTAATTCGGGCCCTTATAGCTTATTCAGAAAAGAATGTACAGATTGTTCGCAATTTGGCCCTGTTTTTCCACCAAGTTTTTGGGTTGAATAA
- a CDS encoding TonB-dependent receptor, with translation MKSAIKKSVLALMVLLFSTSLIAQENNETITITANELTKAQVIKLIESKTNYNFYYLEKWLDNEKISFNFTNAKLKYVLDTLFGGSRINYFVLDNERIVLTNGNLIKKSIYETDNTNPNDTSTPVLVNTEDGNLIKIGREEVNKKNSYTISGRVLNDKNGEPIEGATIFEREKNIYATTNSKGYFKIELPFGKNSLETSFVGFDSDYKDLIVYNNGKLNFSISEKSEQLEEVVISASRTRNIRQTISGISQIKAKEIKKIPLVLGERDILKVAITLPSIKSTGEGSEGVNVRGGKVDQNLFLLDNGVIYNPTHFLGLFSAINPFTTNDLKIYTGNIPAEYGGRLSSVFDIRTKDPNTKKFEGEASIGPVTGNVNVDIPIVKDKSGLVLGARSTYSDWILGLVNNKQIENSSVSFYDVIAKYKHQINDKNAIKATGYFSQDQYQIASDTINKYGNMMATINWDHEFNDKNRGSLTLSNSRYSFDIDFESENTNKGFNLQYRINETGLKIKMKYDHSDTHSFDYGLESKLYSINPGSIVPNGATSTVVPLTIQEEKALESSLFIADEITVNKKLNFNVGLRLNQYLALGPSTERVYQDDAPKNETTLVNTIEHGNNDVFQTYHNLSYRLAGRYSLTNSLSLKASYNKSFQYIHRLNNNTTATPIDTWRLSDSNIKPQEGSQISLGAFKNINGNDYEISLEGYYKEYENLLDYKIGANLLLNENIETEVLQGNGKSYGVEFLVKKNRGRLNGWLGYSYSRSLIQLNSKFQEETVNNGLFFPTNYDKPHDLTAVLNYKFTERYSFSTNFTYQTGRPITYPTGKFIFQGAEFLTYSNRNQFRIPDYYRLDIGINIEGNHKIKKFAHSFWNISVYNVLGRNNPYSVFFQTNADGNVEAYQSSIFSVPIPTITYNFKF, from the coding sequence ATGAAATCAGCTATTAAGAAAAGTGTTTTAGCTTTAATGGTTTTATTGTTTTCTACTTCTTTAATTGCGCAAGAAAATAATGAAACAATTACCATAACTGCTAATGAATTAACCAAAGCCCAAGTCATAAAACTAATTGAAAGTAAAACAAACTATAATTTTTACTATTTAGAGAAATGGCTTGATAATGAAAAAATAAGTTTCAATTTTACTAATGCTAAATTAAAATATGTTTTAGACACATTATTTGGCGGAAGTAGAATCAATTATTTCGTTCTAGATAATGAAAGGATCGTTCTTACCAATGGGAACTTAATTAAGAAGAGTATTTATGAGACTGATAATACAAATCCGAACGATACTAGTACTCCTGTACTGGTAAATACGGAAGATGGAAATCTTATAAAAATTGGTCGAGAAGAAGTAAATAAGAAAAACTCTTACACCATTTCAGGTAGGGTTTTAAATGATAAAAATGGAGAACCAATAGAAGGTGCTACTATTTTCGAGAGAGAGAAAAACATTTATGCAACTACCAATAGTAAAGGGTACTTTAAAATTGAACTTCCTTTTGGTAAAAATAGTTTAGAAACTTCTTTCGTTGGCTTTGATAGCGATTATAAAGACCTTATAGTTTATAATAATGGAAAATTAAACTTCTCTATAAGTGAAAAATCAGAACAATTAGAAGAAGTTGTAATTAGTGCTAGTAGAACCAGAAACATTAGACAAACAATTTCAGGAATTAGTCAAATTAAAGCTAAAGAAATTAAAAAGATTCCGTTAGTCCTAGGTGAACGAGATATCTTAAAAGTTGCCATTACATTACCTTCTATTAAATCTACAGGTGAAGGATCAGAAGGTGTAAATGTACGTGGTGGAAAAGTAGATCAGAATTTATTTTTACTTGATAATGGTGTGATTTATAATCCTACTCACTTCCTTGGGTTATTCTCTGCTATAAATCCATTCACTACAAATGACTTAAAAATATATACTGGAAATATTCCTGCTGAATATGGGGGAAGATTATCTTCCGTATTTGACATTAGAACAAAAGATCCTAACACAAAGAAATTTGAGGGTGAAGCGTCTATTGGACCGGTAACAGGTAATGTAAATGTTGACATACCAATTGTAAAAGATAAATCTGGATTAGTACTTGGGGCTCGTAGTACTTATTCTGACTGGATTTTAGGATTGGTAAATAACAAACAAATTGAAAACAGTAGTGTTTCATTTTATGATGTTATTGCTAAATATAAGCATCAAATCAACGATAAAAATGCAATAAAAGCTACAGGTTATTTCAGTCAGGATCAATACCAAATCGCATCTGATACCATTAATAAATATGGAAACATGATGGCTACTATCAACTGGGATCATGAGTTTAATGATAAAAATAGAGGAAGTTTAACTTTATCTAACAGCCGTTATTCTTTTGATATTGATTTTGAAAGTGAAAACACAAACAAAGGATTCAATTTACAATATCGAATTAACGAAACTGGGTTAAAAATAAAAATGAAATACGATCATTCGGATACTCATAGTTTTGATTACGGATTAGAATCAAAATTATATAGTATTAATCCAGGATCTATAGTACCAAACGGAGCAACTTCAACGGTTGTGCCACTTACCATTCAAGAAGAAAAAGCACTTGAAAGTAGTTTATTCATAGCGGATGAAATAACTGTAAACAAAAAACTGAACTTTAATGTCGGTCTGCGCTTAAATCAATATTTAGCCTTAGGTCCGTCTACAGAAAGAGTTTATCAAGACGATGCTCCGAAAAACGAAACCACTTTAGTTAACACAATTGAACATGGGAATAATGATGTTTTTCAAACCTATCATAACTTAAGTTATCGTTTGGCAGGTAGATATTCATTAACCAATTCACTTTCTTTAAAAGCAAGTTATAATAAGTCATTTCAATATATACACCGTCTTAATAATAACACTACTGCTACTCCAATTGATACATGGAGACTTTCAGATTCAAACATTAAACCACAGGAAGGATCACAAATATCTCTGGGTGCGTTTAAAAACATTAATGGTAACGATTATGAAATTAGCTTAGAAGGATATTACAAGGAGTATGAAAACTTACTAGACTATAAAATTGGAGCGAATTTATTGTTGAATGAAAATATTGAAACTGAAGTACTACAAGGAAATGGAAAATCATATGGTGTAGAATTCTTAGTTAAAAAGAACAGAGGTAGATTAAATGGTTGGTTAGGTTATAGTTATTCAAGATCTTTAATTCAATTGAATAGTAAATTTCAAGAAGAAACTGTAAACAATGGATTGTTCTTTCCGACTAACTATGACAAACCACATGACTTAACTGCGGTTTTAAATTATAAGTTTACAGAAAGGTATAGTTTTTCAACAAACTTTACTTATCAAACAGGAAGGCCAATCACCTACCCTACTGGAAAGTTTATTTTCCAAGGAGCAGAATTCTTAACATATAGTAATAGAAATCAATTTAGAATTCCTGACTATTACAGGTTAGATATTGGGATTAATATAGAAGGAAACCATAAAATTAAAAAATTCGCACATAGTTTCTGGAATATATCTGTATATAATGTTCTTGGTAGAAACAATCCTTATTCTGTTTTCTTCCAAACAAATGCTGATGGAAATGTTGAGGCATATCAGAGTTCTATTTTCTCTGTGCCTATTCCTACCATAACGTATAACTTTAAATTTTAG